A stretch of the Archangium violaceum genome encodes the following:
- a CDS encoding cytochrome P450, which translates to MSSAAPTLDRNLVSPQNMLNPFPLYQYLRENEPVHWSDAVHAWFLTRYDDVMAAYRDPRMSANRAKLFEYQVQGLSPDITREFMQTVRNQMFMRDGPEHVRLRRQTGMGFTPQRLDELRPTVHRIMRELLEQLASRHEMDLVKDLAYPLPALAIAELLGVPPEDRDRFWVWSEHLALYSSPPVGADSQLLASNANKTMVEMKEYLLPIIEHRRQSPGTDGLSQMLLAQEQGKMTPEELVANACLILFAGHTTTTDQLSNGVYDLLTHPDQFQMLREDMGLLRSAVEEMLRYTTSVPAITRIASEDIQMHGKTIRKGDMVFLVMAAANRDPSVFPDPERFDITRDSYHQKHISFGFGAHHCMGAGLARRELEIGISMLLERLPNLRLDETKPPQVKCHGLSFRGFDSLPVRW; encoded by the coding sequence ATGTCGAGCGCAGCTCCCACGCTTGACCGCAACCTGGTCAGCCCGCAGAACATGCTCAACCCGTTCCCGCTCTATCAGTACCTGCGCGAGAACGAACCGGTGCACTGGTCCGACGCGGTCCACGCATGGTTCCTCACCCGTTACGACGACGTGATGGCGGCCTACCGTGATCCGCGCATGAGCGCCAACCGGGCGAAGCTCTTCGAGTACCAGGTCCAGGGCTTGAGCCCGGACATCACGCGCGAGTTCATGCAGACCGTCCGCAACCAGATGTTCATGCGGGATGGTCCGGAGCACGTGCGGCTGCGTCGGCAGACGGGCATGGGCTTCACGCCCCAGCGGCTGGATGAGTTGCGGCCGACCGTCCACCGCATCATGCGCGAGCTGCTGGAGCAGCTGGCGTCGCGGCACGAGATGGATCTGGTGAAGGATCTCGCCTATCCGCTGCCCGCGCTCGCCATCGCCGAGCTGCTCGGCGTGCCGCCCGAGGATCGTGATCGCTTCTGGGTCTGGTCGGAGCACCTGGCCTTGTACAGCTCGCCTCCCGTGGGCGCCGACTCGCAGTTGCTGGCCAGCAACGCCAACAAGACCATGGTGGAGATGAAGGAGTACCTGCTCCCCATCATCGAGCATCGCCGTCAATCGCCTGGCACGGACGGACTGAGCCAGATGCTCCTGGCGCAGGAGCAGGGGAAGATGACCCCGGAAGAGCTGGTGGCCAACGCCTGCCTCATCCTGTTCGCCGGGCACACCACCACCACGGATCAGCTCAGCAACGGCGTGTACGATCTGCTGACCCACCCGGATCAGTTCCAGATGCTCCGGGAGGACATGGGGCTGTTGCGCTCGGCGGTGGAGGAGATGCTGCGCTACACCACGTCGGTGCCCGCCATCACTCGGATCGCCTCCGAGGACATCCAGATGCACGGGAAGACGATCCGCAAGGGCGACATGGTCTTCCTGGTGATGGCCGCCGCCAACCGGGATCCCTCGGTCTTCCCGGATCCGGAGCGCTTCGACATCACCCGCGACAGCTACCACCAGAAGCACATCTCGTTCGGCTTCGGCGCGCACCACTGCATGGGCGCGGGCCTGGCGCGCCGCGAGCTGGAGATCGGCATCTCCATGCTGCTGGAGCGCCTGCCCAACCTGCGCCTGGACGAGACGAAGCCTCCCCAGGTCAAGTGCCACGGTCTGTCCTTCCGCGGCTTCGACTCGCTGCCCGTGCGCTGGTGA
- a CDS encoding response regulator, whose product MDRTRVFVVEDQPTLLRNLLKVLGSFPELEVVGSSQDGEQAVEELVRVRPQLVLLDLELPGLNGIEVTRRVKRRAPEVEVLILTSFEDEQKVYEAIQAGASGYLVKRVGPEKIRSGIREVMEGGTVLEPLIARRFWNYFQSIQAKPPEAEKQNPWGLTPAEFDVLRYVAKGLSNAEVGRVMTLERRTVRTHLSHIYKKMGVNSHVEAVVLALRAGLVEL is encoded by the coding sequence ATGGACCGGACCCGCGTCTTCGTCGTCGAGGATCAGCCGACCCTCTTGCGCAACCTCCTCAAGGTGCTGGGGAGCTTCCCGGAGCTGGAGGTGGTGGGTAGCTCCCAGGATGGGGAGCAGGCGGTGGAGGAACTGGTCCGGGTGCGCCCGCAGCTGGTGCTGTTGGATCTGGAGCTACCGGGCCTCAACGGGATCGAAGTGACGCGGCGGGTGAAGCGCCGCGCGCCCGAGGTGGAGGTGCTCATCCTCACGTCCTTCGAGGACGAGCAGAAGGTGTACGAGGCGATTCAAGCGGGGGCCTCGGGCTACCTGGTGAAGCGGGTGGGGCCGGAGAAGATCCGCTCGGGCATCCGCGAGGTGATGGAGGGCGGCACGGTGCTCGAGCCCCTCATCGCACGACGCTTCTGGAACTACTTCCAGTCCATCCAGGCGAAGCCGCCCGAGGCGGAGAAGCAGAACCCCTGGGGCCTCACCCCGGCCGAGTTCGACGTGCTGCGCTACGTGGCCAAGGGCCTGTCCAACGCCGAGGTGGGCCGGGTGATGACGCTGGAGCGGCGCACGGTGCGCACGCACCTGTCCCACATCTACAAGAAGATGGGCGTCAACTCGCACGTGGAGGCGGTGGTGCTGGCCCTGCGCGCGGGCCTCGTGGAGTTGTGA
- a CDS encoding serine/threonine protein kinase, with the protein MSSAYRLTGRIEAGELADLYEAVQEPGGARVVIKLFHPKTSDPRYAAVLAQTYSVLNPLHPEGVLHVLDMGFVKNRLAVVRESVDGHTLGTALQRLNSKEVLLPPPVALHLIIQLLESVERAHAVGVVHGAITPGNVLLSRAGLPAVCDFGALQALMGVPELKRAFVGRGRSAYRAPEVGRGDMPDVLSDIYSMGAMAYELLTLREAVVPDGGVSTRRAGLPPPSRLDRRLHARLDPIILRALEATPTRRFRSCAEFAGSLRNFLSTNGGLPGAEDSRRFVAELFPNEVSVGLGPVPFSERFTLTPISGVSLAQVSADALDKSVVVRPSFSPALSEADTMEAPPAFDDYLPEPTVVPGPAMDRRVLDSTHVFTGDPPKEEVLEPTHVSAKASSEAGRSAPPGDDEQTWVAPPGAAPPKPRRGPVLGGAAAAAREGTRVGKHPRLRVVEDYSRPESPSEAPSPAGDAEDRIDTEKIEGTVIRSRVPEGTVTRARVPPSLVRGHVSEQPPTTAEPDRSYIPMPPPTSPEVKAAVSQRRLFTEERNLQEDARRRRRMLAVAGAIALVGAVCFAFALWRFSQRPQLETDPKVSAVSGAVEQYLHDEPSTPPPEPSKPRHSPPAEPVVVSTPGTREDSPKPGVAYLSLEANRPARAYIDGVRVKRNLPLVRYPVRSGTREIIIETIGVPRHREVFQVSLERGEHRKLQQLFNDSLHR; encoded by the coding sequence ATGAGCAGCGCCTACCGGTTGACCGGCCGCATCGAAGCCGGAGAGCTCGCCGATCTCTACGAGGCCGTCCAGGAGCCGGGTGGCGCCAGGGTCGTCATCAAGCTCTTCCACCCGAAGACGTCGGATCCGCGCTACGCCGCCGTGCTGGCCCAGACGTACAGCGTCCTCAACCCGCTGCACCCCGAGGGCGTCCTCCACGTCCTCGACATGGGCTTCGTGAAGAACCGGCTCGCCGTGGTGCGCGAGTCCGTGGATGGCCACACCCTGGGCACCGCGCTGCAGCGGCTCAACTCCAAGGAGGTCCTCCTCCCGCCGCCCGTCGCGCTCCACCTCATCATCCAGCTGCTCGAGTCCGTGGAGCGGGCCCACGCGGTCGGCGTCGTCCACGGCGCCATCACCCCGGGCAACGTGCTGCTGTCGCGCGCCGGCCTGCCCGCCGTGTGTGACTTCGGTGCGCTCCAGGCGCTCATGGGGGTGCCGGAGCTCAAGCGCGCCTTCGTGGGCCGCGGCCGCAGCGCCTATCGCGCCCCCGAGGTGGGCCGGGGTGACATGCCCGACGTGCTCTCGGACATCTACTCCATGGGCGCCATGGCCTACGAGCTGCTCACCCTGCGCGAGGCCGTCGTCCCCGACGGAGGTGTCAGCACCCGCCGCGCCGGTCTGCCTCCGCCCAGCCGCCTGGATCGGCGCCTCCATGCGCGGTTGGATCCCATCATCCTGCGCGCGCTGGAGGCCACGCCCACGAGGCGGTTCCGCTCCTGCGCCGAGTTCGCCGGCTCGCTGCGCAACTTCCTCTCCACCAACGGAGGCCTGCCCGGTGCCGAGGACTCGCGCCGCTTCGTGGCCGAGCTCTTCCCCAACGAAGTGTCCGTCGGGCTCGGTCCGGTGCCGTTCTCCGAGCGCTTCACGCTCACGCCCATCTCCGGTGTGTCGCTGGCCCAGGTGAGCGCGGATGCATTGGACAAGTCCGTGGTGGTGCGGCCCTCCTTCAGCCCCGCCCTCAGCGAGGCGGACACCATGGAGGCCCCGCCCGCCTTCGACGACTACCTGCCCGAGCCCACCGTGGTGCCGGGGCCCGCGATGGATCGCCGCGTCCTCGACTCCACCCATGTCTTCACGGGCGACCCTCCGAAGGAGGAGGTCCTCGAGCCCACCCACGTCAGCGCCAAGGCGTCTTCCGAGGCGGGCCGGAGCGCTCCGCCGGGGGATGACGAGCAGACCTGGGTGGCGCCTCCGGGGGCGGCTCCGCCCAAGCCGCGCCGGGGGCCCGTGCTCGGGGGCGCCGCCGCGGCGGCGAGGGAAGGCACGCGCGTGGGCAAGCATCCCCGCCTGCGCGTGGTGGAGGACTACTCCCGTCCCGAGTCTCCATCCGAGGCCCCCTCTCCGGCGGGAGATGCCGAGGACCGGATCGACACCGAGAAGATCGAGGGGACGGTGATCCGCTCGCGCGTCCCCGAGGGGACGGTGACGCGGGCGCGCGTGCCTCCGTCCCTGGTGCGCGGGCACGTGTCCGAGCAGCCGCCCACGACGGCCGAGCCGGATCGCTCGTACATCCCCATGCCCCCGCCCACGTCGCCCGAGGTCAAGGCGGCGGTGTCCCAGCGGCGCCTCTTCACCGAGGAGCGCAACCTCCAGGAGGACGCGCGGCGCCGGCGCCGGATGTTGGCCGTGGCGGGCGCCATCGCGCTCGTGGGCGCGGTGTGCTTCGCCTTCGCGCTGTGGCGGTTCTCACAGCGGCCCCAGCTCGAGACGGATCCCAAGGTGTCCGCGGTCAGTGGCGCCGTGGAGCAGTACCTGCACGATGAACCTTCCACGCCGCCGCCGGAGCCCTCCAAGCCCAGGCACAGCCCTCCAGCGGAGCCGGTGGTGGTGTCCACCCCGGGGACGCGCGAGGACTCCCCCAAGCCCGGCGTCGCGTACCTGTCGCTCGAGGCCAACCGTCCGGCACGCGCGTACATCGATGGCGTGCGGGTGAAGCGCAACCTGCCCCTGGTTCGCTACCCGGTGAGGTCGGGCACCCGTGAGATCATCATCGAGACGATTGGCGTGCCGCGGCACCGCGAGGTGTTCCAGGTGAGCCTGGAGCGCGGCGAGCACAGGAAGCTGCAGCAGCTCTTCAATGACTCTCTCCACCGCTGA
- a CDS encoding HAD-IG family 5'-nucleotidase, with protein MSVCPVSPKLSPTGPIPGSPTTSDPLHGSFRSSRNRAHAEDAERRAQSLFADLELARLLSVPRVHTREVPRARDIFVNRNLRMTSVELIGFDMDYTLAIYHMRRLEQLAYDMTLAKLVSERGYPTVIGQLQYDHHFVIRGLAVDKTNGNLLKMDRFGYVGRAWHGLRPLEREVWKNLYRNQRVQLKNPQFAWIDTLFALPEAWLFAGIIELLESLGQRVDYGKLYDDIRDAIDTVHRDNSLKREVRKELGRYIFQDPELGPALHKLRSGGKRLFLLTNSAWDYTDAVMRYLLDGQLAEYPSWRNYFDYIVTLAAKPAFFSEQRPFLELETAGPGEEARVVGEATHLERGKVYQGGNLQQFERQTGYAGESVLYVGDHIYGDILKSKKSSLWRTCMIVQEIEDEITYTDGQRERIEKLSEVELARERLDDAVAHHKGVLNALDRRIDRGELTAEELARLEEERRGTKVELDKLRWALREATEIADTLELEVEEGFNPYWGLLFKEGHENSRFGEQVERYACLYTSRVSNFLHDSPMQYYRSPRELMPHEMAGSWSAKLSLVGSEGPPKGERER; from the coding sequence ATGTCTGTCTGTCCTGTGTCACCGAAACTCTCACCGACCGGACCCATCCCCGGGAGCCCGACGACCTCGGATCCCCTACATGGCAGCTTCCGCTCCTCGCGCAATCGAGCCCACGCCGAGGACGCCGAGCGCCGCGCCCAGAGCCTCTTCGCGGATCTCGAGCTCGCCCGCCTGCTGAGCGTCCCCCGGGTACACACCCGCGAGGTGCCACGCGCGCGGGACATCTTCGTCAACCGAAACCTGCGCATGACCAGCGTCGAGCTCATCGGCTTCGACATGGACTACACGCTGGCCATCTATCACATGCGCCGGCTGGAGCAGCTCGCGTACGACATGACGCTCGCCAAGCTCGTCTCCGAGCGGGGCTACCCGACGGTGATTGGCCAGCTGCAGTACGACCACCACTTCGTGATCCGCGGGTTGGCGGTCGACAAGACGAACGGCAACCTGCTGAAGATGGACCGCTTCGGCTACGTGGGGCGGGCCTGGCACGGGCTGAGGCCGCTCGAGCGCGAGGTGTGGAAGAATCTCTACCGCAACCAGCGGGTGCAGCTGAAGAACCCCCAGTTCGCGTGGATCGATACGCTCTTCGCCCTGCCCGAGGCCTGGCTGTTCGCGGGCATCATCGAGCTGCTGGAGTCGCTGGGGCAGCGCGTGGACTACGGCAAGCTGTACGACGACATCCGCGACGCCATCGACACGGTGCACCGGGACAACTCGCTCAAGCGCGAGGTGCGCAAGGAACTGGGCCGCTACATCTTCCAGGATCCGGAGCTGGGCCCCGCGCTGCACAAGCTGCGCTCGGGCGGCAAGCGGCTGTTCCTGCTGACGAACTCGGCGTGGGACTACACGGACGCGGTGATGCGCTACCTGCTGGACGGGCAGCTGGCGGAGTACCCGAGCTGGCGCAACTACTTCGACTACATCGTGACGCTGGCCGCGAAGCCGGCGTTCTTCTCCGAGCAGCGGCCCTTCCTGGAGCTGGAGACGGCCGGGCCAGGCGAGGAGGCGCGCGTGGTGGGCGAAGCTACCCACCTGGAGCGCGGCAAGGTGTACCAGGGCGGCAACCTGCAGCAGTTCGAGCGGCAGACGGGCTACGCGGGCGAGAGCGTGCTGTACGTGGGCGATCACATCTACGGGGACATCCTCAAGTCGAAGAAGTCCTCGCTGTGGCGCACGTGCATGATCGTCCAGGAGATCGAGGACGAGATCACCTACACGGACGGGCAGCGGGAGCGCATCGAGAAGCTGTCCGAGGTGGAGCTGGCGCGGGAGCGGCTGGACGACGCGGTGGCGCACCACAAGGGCGTGCTGAACGCGCTGGACCGGAGGATCGACCGCGGGGAGCTGACGGCCGAGGAGTTGGCGCGGCTGGAAGAGGAGCGGCGCGGGACGAAGGTGGAGCTGGACAAGCTGCGCTGGGCCCTGCGGGAGGCGACGGAGATCGCCGACACGCTGGAGCTCGAGGTGGAGGAAGGCTTCAACCCGTACTGGGGACTGCTCTTCAAGGAGGGGCACGAGAACAGCCGCTTCGGCGAGCAGGTGGAGCGCTACGCGTGCCTGTACACGAGCCGGGTGTCGAACTTCCTGCACGACTCGCCGATGCAGTACTACCGCTCACCGCGCGAGCTGATGCCGCACGAGATGGCCGGCTCGTGGTCGGCGAAGCTGTCGCTGGTGGGCAGCGAGGGCCCTCCCAAGGGCGAGCGCGAGCGCTGA
- a CDS encoding 30S ribosomal protein S1, producing MQQNVNQQIGDVGDEDFAAMFEASLKERGGEGILKEGEIVKGTVVQVTKDYAIVDIGYKSEGQVPISEFTSPRGEVSVKAGDPVEVLLESRENDTGMVVLSKEKADKMRIWDEISAACERDEIVKGTIVGRVKGGLSVDIGVKAFLPGSQVDIRPVRNLDQYISKEFEFKVIKFNKKRGNIVLSRRVLLEKQREEMKKETLKNLKEGAVLKGVVKNLTDYGAFIDLGGIDGLLHITDMSWGRIGHPSEMFNVGDEVRVVVLKFDPTQERVSLGLKQIQEDPWHRADEKYPVGTRVRGKVVSITDYGAFIEIEQGVEGLVHVSEMSWTKRLKHPSKMLEVGQEVEAVVLDIDPKAKRIALGMKQIEQNPWTLLEDKYPIGSVIKGQIRNVTDFGVFVGVEEGVDGLVHVSDISWTQRIKHPGEMFKKGDEVEAVVLNIDVENERFSLGIKQLQPDPWDTLSERTPVGSRVKGKVTKVTDFGAFVEIEPGIEGLVHVSELKEERVENPRDVVNEGQEVEVKIIDINTQDRKVALSMKALIGEGEDYREYLRRQAEGSKARLGDVMASKLKK from the coding sequence ATGCAGCAGAATGTGAACCAGCAGATCGGAGATGTCGGCGACGAGGATTTTGCCGCGATGTTCGAGGCCTCGCTCAAGGAGCGTGGCGGTGAAGGCATCCTCAAGGAAGGCGAGATCGTCAAGGGCACCGTCGTTCAGGTGACCAAGGACTACGCCATCGTCGACATCGGCTACAAGTCCGAGGGCCAGGTTCCGATCTCCGAGTTCACCAGCCCTCGCGGCGAGGTCTCCGTCAAGGCGGGCGACCCTGTCGAGGTCCTCCTGGAGAGCCGCGAGAACGATACCGGCATGGTCGTCCTCTCCAAGGAGAAGGCCGACAAGATGCGCATCTGGGACGAGATCAGCGCCGCCTGCGAGCGCGATGAGATCGTCAAGGGCACCATCGTGGGCCGCGTGAAGGGTGGCCTCTCCGTCGACATCGGCGTGAAGGCGTTCCTCCCCGGCAGCCAGGTGGATATCCGCCCGGTGCGCAACCTCGACCAGTACATCTCGAAGGAATTCGAGTTCAAGGTCATCAAGTTCAACAAGAAGCGCGGCAACATCGTGCTCTCCCGCCGCGTGCTGCTCGAGAAGCAGCGCGAGGAGATGAAGAAGGAGACCCTCAAGAATCTCAAGGAGGGTGCGGTCCTCAAGGGCGTGGTCAAGAACCTCACCGACTACGGCGCCTTCATCGACCTCGGCGGCATCGACGGCCTCCTGCACATCACCGACATGTCCTGGGGCCGCATCGGTCACCCCAGCGAGATGTTCAACGTGGGTGACGAGGTCCGGGTCGTCGTCCTCAAGTTCGACCCCACCCAGGAGCGCGTCAGCCTCGGCCTCAAGCAGATCCAGGAGGATCCGTGGCACCGCGCCGACGAGAAGTACCCGGTCGGCACCCGCGTGCGCGGCAAGGTCGTCTCCATCACCGACTACGGCGCGTTCATCGAGATCGAGCAGGGCGTCGAGGGTCTGGTGCACGTGTCCGAGATGTCCTGGACCAAGCGCCTCAAGCACCCGAGCAAGATGCTGGAGGTGGGCCAGGAGGTCGAGGCCGTCGTCCTCGACATCGATCCGAAGGCCAAGCGGATTGCCCTGGGCATGAAGCAGATCGAGCAGAACCCCTGGACGCTGCTCGAGGACAAGTACCCGATCGGCTCCGTCATCAAGGGTCAGATCCGCAACGTCACCGACTTCGGCGTGTTCGTCGGCGTCGAGGAGGGCGTGGACGGCCTGGTGCACGTGTCCGACATCTCGTGGACCCAGCGCATCAAGCACCCGGGCGAGATGTTCAAGAAGGGCGACGAGGTCGAGGCGGTGGTGCTCAACATCGACGTCGAGAACGAGCGCTTCAGCCTGGGCATCAAGCAGCTCCAGCCGGATCCCTGGGACACCCTGTCCGAGCGCACCCCGGTGGGCAGCCGCGTGAAGGGCAAGGTCACCAAGGTGACGGACTTCGGCGCCTTCGTGGAGATCGAGCCCGGCATCGAGGGCCTCGTGCACGTCTCCGAGCTGAAGGAGGAGCGCGTCGAGAACCCGCGTGACGTGGTGAACGAGGGCCAGGAGGTCGAGGTCAAGATCATCGACATCAACACCCAGGACCGGAAGGTGGCCCTGTCGATGAAGGCCCTGATCGGCGAGGGCGAGGACTACCGCGAGTACCTCCGCCGCCAGGCCGAGGGCTCCAAGGCCCGCCTCGGCGACGTGATGGCGAGCAAGCTGAAGAAGTAG
- a CDS encoding acyl-CoA dehydrogenase family protein, with protein MNLELTETQTLIRDTARKFARERVAPQARRFDKEEIFPTELFKELASLGLMGVNIPSQYGGAEAGVVAYSLAMMEMAAACASTSVAMAVTNMCAELIQKFGTEAQRQKYVTRITSGEAVVGSFALSEPHAGSDPRAMRTTAVRRGDKWVLNGSKQWITSGAYAGVMVVWALTGGQGSKGISAFIVEGGTKGLIVGKHEDKMGLRSSNTVSLTFEDMEIPAENLLGKEGDGFKLAMIALDGGRIGIASQACGVARAALEASIRYAKDRKAFGQPIGEFQGLRFMLANMATELQAAELLTYRAAFLKDEGQPFTREASMAKLYASEMSNRAVDKTVQIHGGYGYIDEFPVERYFRDARVQTIYEGTSEVQRLVIARETFKLLD; from the coding sequence GTGAACCTCGAGCTCACCGAGACGCAGACGCTCATCCGCGACACCGCGCGCAAGTTCGCGCGGGAGCGGGTGGCGCCCCAGGCGCGCAGATTCGACAAGGAGGAGATCTTCCCCACCGAGCTCTTCAAGGAGCTGGCCTCCCTGGGGCTCATGGGGGTGAACATCCCCTCCCAGTACGGCGGCGCCGAGGCGGGCGTCGTCGCCTACTCCCTGGCGATGATGGAGATGGCCGCCGCGTGCGCCTCCACCTCGGTGGCCATGGCCGTCACCAACATGTGCGCCGAGCTCATCCAGAAGTTCGGCACCGAGGCGCAGCGCCAGAAGTACGTCACGCGCATCACCTCGGGCGAGGCGGTGGTGGGCTCGTTCGCGCTCTCCGAGCCGCACGCGGGCTCGGATCCGCGCGCCATGCGCACCACGGCGGTGCGGCGCGGGGACAAGTGGGTCCTCAACGGCAGCAAGCAGTGGATCACCTCCGGCGCCTACGCGGGCGTGATGGTGGTGTGGGCGCTCACGGGAGGGCAGGGGAGCAAGGGCATCTCCGCCTTCATCGTGGAGGGTGGGACGAAGGGCCTCATCGTCGGCAAGCATGAGGACAAGATGGGCCTGCGCTCGTCCAACACCGTGAGCCTCACCTTCGAGGACATGGAGATCCCCGCGGAGAACCTCCTGGGCAAGGAGGGCGACGGCTTCAAGCTGGCGATGATCGCGCTGGACGGCGGGCGTATCGGCATCGCCTCGCAGGCGTGTGGCGTGGCGCGGGCGGCGCTGGAGGCCTCCATCCGGTACGCGAAGGACCGCAAGGCCTTCGGTCAGCCCATTGGCGAGTTCCAGGGCCTGCGCTTCATGCTGGCCAACATGGCCACCGAGCTCCAGGCGGCCGAGCTGTTGACGTACCGGGCGGCGTTCCTCAAGGACGAGGGCCAGCCGTTCACCCGCGAGGCCTCCATGGCGAAGCTGTACGCCAGCGAGATGTCCAACCGGGCGGTGGACAAGACGGTGCAGATCCACGGCGGCTACGGCTACATCGACGAGTTCCCCGTGGAGCGCTACTTCCGGGATGCCCGGGTGCAGACCATCTACGAGGGAACCAGCGAGGTTCAGCGGCTGGTGATCGCCCGCGAGACGTTCAAGCTCCTCGACTGA
- a CDS encoding AgmX/PglI C-terminal domain-containing protein translates to MKRSLFAVVVLLGSGLAFAQGSPGKKGSAQKETGTEASAPAQEKKKAAGPVRPPPPDINRLPFTPDSIRMVMEYYAFDIQECYEEILATKGSAVEEGRIMTTFTITTDGFVRNAKVAKAGTTLKNPRLHECVVNVLSGINFPQPPDRREYPIEYPFNLKAIK, encoded by the coding sequence ATGAAGCGTTCCCTGTTCGCGGTGGTGGTGTTGCTCGGGTCGGGCCTGGCGTTCGCGCAGGGCTCGCCCGGCAAGAAGGGCTCGGCCCAGAAGGAGACCGGTACCGAGGCGTCCGCCCCCGCGCAGGAGAAGAAGAAGGCGGCGGGCCCGGTCCGGCCTCCGCCGCCGGACATCAACCGGCTGCCCTTCACTCCGGACTCCATCCGCATGGTCATGGAGTACTACGCCTTCGACATCCAGGAGTGCTACGAGGAGATCCTCGCGACGAAGGGCAGCGCGGTGGAGGAGGGTCGCATCATGACGACCTTCACCATCACGACGGACGGCTTCGTGCGCAACGCCAAGGTCGCCAAGGCGGGCACGACGCTGAAGAACCCGCGCCTGCACGAGTGCGTGGTGAACGTGCTCTCCGGCATCAACTTCCCGCAGCCGCCGGACCGGCGCGAGTACCCCATCGAGTATCCGTTCAACCTCAAGGCCATCAAGTAG
- a CDS encoding acyl-CoA dehydrogenase, producing MNFELSDIQREIQRMCREFASRELTPNARKWDETHQWPVEAVKKLAELSLLGVAVPEQYGGAGLDNVCYALAMEEISRGCASTGVIMSVNNSLYCDPVMKFGTEEQKAEFLTPFARGEKLGCFGLTEPEAGSDAASQKTTAVRKGDEYIINGSKNWITNGPRADAIVLFTMTNKEAGNKGISAFLVPTNTPGFIRAEPDKKMGISAAHSCSMFFEDMRVPARNLLGKEGDGFKIAMSTLDGGRIGIASQALGIARAAFEEAVRYSGERKTFGKPIREHQAIQFMIADMATEIDAARLLVLRAAMLKDKGVRHSAESAMAKVYASEMASRVANKALQVHGGMGYSKEMDVERHVRDARITEIYEGTSEIQRIVISANLLKD from the coding sequence ATGAACTTCGAGCTGAGCGACATCCAGCGCGAGATCCAGCGGATGTGCCGCGAGTTCGCCTCGCGCGAGCTGACCCCCAACGCCCGGAAGTGGGACGAGACGCACCAGTGGCCCGTCGAGGCGGTGAAGAAGCTGGCCGAGCTGTCGCTGCTCGGCGTGGCGGTGCCGGAGCAGTACGGCGGCGCGGGGCTGGACAACGTGTGCTACGCGCTGGCCATGGAGGAGATCAGCCGCGGCTGCGCCTCCACCGGCGTCATCATGAGCGTGAACAACTCGCTCTACTGCGATCCGGTGATGAAGTTCGGCACCGAGGAGCAGAAGGCGGAGTTCCTCACGCCCTTCGCCCGGGGCGAAAAACTGGGCTGCTTCGGCCTCACCGAGCCCGAGGCGGGCAGCGACGCGGCCTCCCAGAAGACCACGGCCGTGCGCAAGGGTGACGAGTACATCATCAACGGCTCGAAGAACTGGATCACCAACGGCCCCCGGGCGGACGCCATCGTGCTGTTCACGATGACGAACAAGGAGGCGGGCAACAAGGGCATCTCCGCGTTCCTGGTGCCCACCAACACGCCGGGCTTCATCCGCGCCGAGCCGGACAAGAAGATGGGCATCAGCGCCGCGCACTCGTGCAGCATGTTCTTCGAGGACATGCGCGTGCCGGCCAGGAACCTCCTGGGCAAGGAGGGCGATGGCTTCAAGATCGCCATGAGCACGCTGGATGGCGGGCGCATCGGCATCGCCTCGCAGGCCCTCGGCATCGCCCGCGCGGCCTTCGAGGAGGCGGTGCGCTACTCGGGCGAGCGAAAGACGTTCGGCAAGCCCATCCGCGAGCACCAGGCCATCCAGTTCATGATCGCCGACATGGCCACGGAGATCGACGCGGCCCGGCTGCTCGTGCTGCGAGCGGCGATGCTCAAGGACAAGGGCGTGCGCCACTCCGCCGAGAGCGCCATGGCCAAGGTGTACGCCAGCGAGATGGCCAGCCGTGTGGCCAACAAGGCCCTGCAGGTGCACGGTGGCATGGGCTACTCCAAGGAGATGGACGTCGAGCGCCACGTGCGCGACGCGCGCATCACGGAGATCTACGAGGGGACGAGCGAGATCCAGCGCATCGTCATCTCGGCCAACCTGTTGAAGGACTGA